The Spirosoma sp. SC4-14 DNA window CATCAGCACCAGAACACCACCGCCTTTCACCCAGTCGCTGATGGCTTTTATCTCGGCCTGATTCACATAATTGGGGGTTAGCGTTTCTTTCGGGGTGTCGGGGTCGACAATAATATAGACATCAACGTTTTTCAGCGCAGCCGCCGTTGGAGCCGTTGGAATGGATACGGTTTTGGCTCCCAGGTCGCGGAACGTATTGCCCCAGAGCCAGAAACCCGAATGCTGCCGATCTTCCCAGGTGTAGTGGAACGGTTCGGGCTGACCATTAAGGCCTTTGCGCGACTCATGGTTGAAATAGGTATCCAGTCCTACCACTTTATTTTTGCCTAATGAAGTTTCATCGGCAATTTCCATTTCGACGCTGGCCATAATGAAGGAGCCAACACCTTTCAGATCGTCCTGACGAAGTGGTTCGCGGAGATAATATTCATAACTGCCATCGCGGTAGGGGTTACCGCCCAATCCGCTAACGCTTACGGTTTTTTCGAGGTGGATATGACCCGCTTCGTCGGTCGAAATAAAATTTTTCAGCATACCGGCATAGCCTTTCCGGGCGTATGTCATCATAGATGCGGGCAGATAGCCCATCCGTACGCCTTTGGCCAGCCCATATACGAACATGCTCGTTCCCGATGCTTCCAGATAGTTGCCTTTGTCGCCACCCCGATTGGTTACCTGATACCAGCATCCTTCTTTCGGGTCCTGATATTTCACCACAGCAGGCATAAGCCGTTGCAAAATGGCAACCACCTCTGCCCGGCGCGGATGATTGGCAGGAATGTAATCCAGCACATCGACCAGCGCCATCACATACCATCCAATGGATCGACTCCAGAAATTTGGTGATTTACCCGTTTTGGGGTCGGCCCATTTCTGCTGGCGACTTTCATCCCAGCCGTGGTAAAGGAGTCCGGTTTTAGTATCGCGGGCGTGCTGCTCCATCCACACAAACTGGTTAATAATGTCGGTAAAATCCTTACCTTCAGGCTCAAACAGACGGGTATATTCGGCGTAGAAGGGTTCGGCCATGTAGAGGCCGTCGAGCCACATCTGATAGGGGTATATTTTCTTGTGCCAGAAACCGCCTTCGTTGGTGCGGGGCTGTTCGGCGAGTTGTTTCCGAAGTATATCGGCCGCTTTTCGATATTTTTCCTTATCGGGCAATGATTGTTGACAGAGCATCAACAACGACCGGCCGGGTGTTATGAAATCGATGTTGTAGGTTTCGGGTTTGTAGGTACGGATGCTTCCGTCAGATTCCACAAACCGATCCATCGTTTGCTTGATGTAGTCGAAATAGCGGGCATCGCCAGTTCGGTACCAGATCTGCTCGACCGATTGCAGAAAAACGGCCGTTTCGTACTCCCAATGTGCATGTGGATCATCTTTCAGATGACCCTGTGCGTCCGATTTGGCGGCCATAATCGTAGCTGCCATCCGTTGCGACCAGGGGTGTTTTGCTTCGGTGGTAGGTTGCGCAACCACCAGATAGGGGAGAACAAGTAGGGAGACTACCAGAAATTTCTTCATAAACTCTTGTATCGGGATCGGGAATAGTTATGGGCATTTGGTTACACCGCAGCTCGCCTGACCAAAATTTTGCTGGCAATTTCCGTATTATTTCATGGTTATATTCAATTTTTTACGCAAACGTTCCCGGCAACGTTTCCAAATTGGTGTAGGACAAATTCTAAAACACTTGATCACGAATAGGCTCATTTATCCATCTGCGTTTTGAGTCAAATCAGTTTTTGCGCAATTTGAGGATTCATTTACGCAATCAGTGCAAGCCCCAGATCAGAATTGCCTAATTTCGCTTATTGGATAATTTAATTTTTTTTAGTTAATTTTGGCTTTGTTCAATGTCTGTCTGCAGCCGCCCATCCATAGTTTTAGTCTTTGACAATCAGCGTTTTCCGGCGAAAATGTCTAGCTACTCGGCCCAATTCCCGCTTTATCGACTTCATAACTACCTGTAATACCTTTTTTTTGACTCTCTAAATTTGACGATCGTTATGCAAAGACGTTCCGCTATAAAAAATGTAGCGTTGGCTTTCGGCGGCCTGATTAGCCTTCCGGCCTGGGCATCGGGCTGGACACCGGATTCAATAGGAACCGTTTCGACCTTATTACCCACCGAAGAAGATCTCTTGGCCGACATCGTGGAGACAATAATTCCGGAAACCAGTACGCCCGGTGCTAAATCGCTAAAGGTGCATCAGTTTGTGATGCGAATGATTCAGGATTGCTATGGCGAACCCGCCCAAACCGGATTAAAACAGGGCCTTGTAGTAGTGGATGATACGGCTAAACAAGCCTACTCGAAAGCATTTGCCGACTGCGACTCGATGCAACGGCTGGACACGCTGACGAAACTGGCTTCCCTTCCCGATCCTCTTGGCAAACAATTTGTCGACATGGTGAAAAATCTGACCATTCAGGGCTACACCAGTTCGGAATATTATATGGTTAATCAACTGAAATTCAATATGGCACCGGGTTTCTACCATGGCTGCGTACCTATATCAAATTAGTTTATGGTTCATTGTTTAAGGCTTATGGTTTTCAGTTTACGGTTTACGGTAGCTCCGCCTACTAAAACCATAGTACTGTGGAACCACCGTAAACCGTAAACTCAAACTCTTCAGACAATGTCTTACCTCAATATAGATTCTGTAAAAGACCGGACGTTCGATGCCATTGTGATTGGATCGGGTATTAGTGGTGGCTGGGCAGCCAAAGAACTCACCGGCAAAGGATTGCGTACGCTGGTGCTGGAGCGCGGGCG harbors:
- a CDS encoding glycoside hydrolase family 88 protein is translated as MKKFLVVSLLVLPYLVVAQPTTEAKHPWSQRMAATIMAAKSDAQGHLKDDPHAHWEYETAVFLQSVEQIWYRTGDARYFDYIKQTMDRFVESDGSIRTYKPETYNIDFITPGRSLLMLCQQSLPDKEKYRKAADILRKQLAEQPRTNEGGFWHKKIYPYQMWLDGLYMAEPFYAEYTRLFEPEGKDFTDIINQFVWMEQHARDTKTGLLYHGWDESRQQKWADPKTGKSPNFWSRSIGWYVMALVDVLDYIPANHPRRAEVVAILQRLMPAVVKYQDPKEGCWYQVTNRGGDKGNYLEASGTSMFVYGLAKGVRMGYLPASMMTYARKGYAGMLKNFISTDEAGHIHLEKTVSVSGLGGNPYRDGSYEYYLREPLRQDDLKGVGSFIMASVEMEIADETSLGKNKVVGLDTYFNHESRKGLNGQPEPFHYTWEDRQHSGFWLWGNTFRDLGAKTVSIPTAPTAAALKNVDVYIIVDPDTPKETLTPNYVNQAEIKAISDWVKGGGVLVLMANDTSNCEHTHFNQLAAAFGVQFLPKNVNMVKGDQYEQGMVTIVAGNPIFPQVNTVYIKELSPLSVKAPAHAVVSKGDNVIMATAKLGKGTVFVVGDPWLYNEYTDGRKIPARYQNFKAGKELATWLLKQ
- a CDS encoding gluconate 2-dehydrogenase subunit 3 family protein — protein: MQRRSAIKNVALAFGGLISLPAWASGWTPDSIGTVSTLLPTEEDLLADIVETIIPETSTPGAKSLKVHQFVMRMIQDCYGEPAQTGLKQGLVVVDDTAKQAYSKAFADCDSMQRLDTLTKLASLPDPLGKQFVDMVKNLTIQGYTSSEYYMVNQLKFNMAPGFYHGCVPISN